In Zetaproteobacteria bacterium, the DNA window GCTGCACCCCCGGATCCGGGCCGACCGGGAGCAGGTCGAATGGACCGGATTCGCCGATCCCTACAGCTACCCCTCCACCGCCGCCGCGATCGAGGCGCAGGCGCGATGGAAACAGGCGGGGATCGATTCGACCGTGCTGCACGACGACCTCGGCTACCGCCTGCTGCTCGGCCGCTTCTACTCCGGCAAGGAGATCGCCGGACAGAAGGCGCGGCTGGCGGCCAGCGGGCTGGAGTGGCGCGAGGAGCGCCACAGCGAGGAGCGCACCGTCTGGCGCATCCTCTTCCCGCCGCAACCGCGCGAGGAGGCGGAGGTCACCTGGGGGGCGGCGCAGAAGGTGGGCGGACTCGATCCGCTGCTGCGCCGGGTCGGCCCCGCCGGAACGGGTGGGGGAGGCGATGCACGGTAGGGTGATCCTCGGTCTGGCCGGCACCGCCCTATCGAAGGAGGAGCGCCGCTGGCTACGCGCGCGCCCTCCGGCCGGCATCATCCTCTTCGCCCGCAACGCCGACACCCCCGGCCAGCTCCGCCGGCTGATCGGCGAGGCACAGGAAGCAGCCGGCAGAGAGTTGATCGTGGCCGTCGACGAGGAGGGCGGCCGGGTCAACCGCCTCCCCTGGCCCCCCTTTTGCACCCGACCGGCGGCGGCAACATTCGGCGCCGCCTTTCTGGACAATGCGCAACGCGCGCTGCAGCAGGCCCGTGACGACGCCCGTCGCTGCGCCGCCGCACTGCGCAGGCTGGGAATCAGCCACAACTGCGCACCGGTGCTCGACCTGCGCATCCCCGGCGCCCACGATGTGATCGGCGCGCGCGCCTACAGCGACGATCCGGAGGTGACCGGTCGACTCGGCGCGGCGGTGGTGGAAGGGATGGCCGAGGAGGGG includes these proteins:
- a CDS encoding beta-N-acetylhexosaminidase, producing MHGRVILGLAGTALSKEERRWLRARPPAGIILFARNADTPGQLRRLIGEAQEAAGRELIVAVDEEGGRVNRLPWPPFCTRPAAATFGAAFLDNAQRALQQARDDARRCAAALRRLGISHNCAPVLDLRIPGAHDVIGARAYSDDPEVTGRLGAAVVEGMAEEGIGAVGKHFPGHGRARCDSHQTTPEVVASDATLQAEMAPFAAAIAHGLRHVMTAHVRYPRQDRAIATFSRYWLGRLREELRFSGTVWSDDLGMGGTGVDLPCALQTAAEAGCDLLLVCRPEDCRGVMEDGGAGNPPPQRRAEAEPLRPDRP